One Carettochelys insculpta isolate YL-2023 chromosome 1, ASM3395843v1, whole genome shotgun sequence genomic window, gtttttttttttgaactggcATTATGGTGCTACAGTCCCTATGAAATTCAGGCCATTCATCTGTCAATTCTAAGCCAAAATTCATGctgtgaagcagcagcatgtAGGATTGTACTGTAGGTCAACTGCTAGCTAAGTATGTCCTTCAAAGCAACACAATTTCATGCTTAGTTAATCACCACACAGACTGAGTATTGGTTCAAAAGGTTCTTGATCTCTATTGAAGTATAAATGAATGGATTCTCAAGTACCATGGATAACTTCCTGGATGTATAGTCTGTGCTCTATTGCAATACAGCAACATCTGacttaaaatgtttttctttccctcccaGTTTCTTTGGAGGAAATCAAACCTTAAAATGGCAGGCAAAGGAAGTAATACAGATTGCATGTCATGCAGTGTACTGAGCTGGGAGCAAGTCAGCCGTTTGCATGAGGTTCTGACAGAGGTGGTTCCAATCCATGGACGGGGCAACTTCCCAACACTAAAGATAACCCTGAAGGACATTGTTCAAACCGTTCGCAGCAGACTGGATGAGGCAGGCATCCAAGTACATGATGTCCGACTGAATGGCTCTGCAGCTGGTCATGTCTTAGTCAAGGATAATGGGCTAGGGTGCAAGGATCTGGACCTAATTTTTCAAGTCTCTCTTCCAACTGAGACTGAGTTCCAGTTTGTCCGAGATATAGTGTTGCGGTCCCTCTTAAATTTCCTGCCAGAAGGGGTGAGCAAACTAAAAATCAGCCCAGTGACTCTGAAGGAAGCCTACATCCAGAAGCTTGTGAAAGTGTGCACAGACACCGACCGATGGAGCTTAATATCACTCTCCAACAAACATGGCAGGAATGTAGAGCTAAAATTTGTAGATCGCATACGACGACAGTTTGAGTTCAGTGTGGACTCTTTCCAAATCATACTAGACGCCTTGCTTTTTTACTATGACTGCTCAGAAAATCCTATGTCAGAGCACTTCCATCCAACTGTGATTGGGGAGAGTATGTATGGAGACTTTGAAGCAGCCTTCGATCACCTCCGAAACAGACTGATTGCAACCAAGAATCCTGAGGAGATCCGAGGTGGTGGGCTGCTGAAATACAGTAATCTTTTAGTGCGGGATTTCAGGCCCATGGACAAAGAGGAGATTAAAACTCTAGAGCGCTACATGTGCTCCCGTTTCTTCATAGACTTCCCTGACATTCTGGATCAGCAGCGCAAATTAGAGACTTACCTCCAGAACCATTTCTCCAAAGAAGAGAGAAGTAAATATGACTATCTCATGATCCTGCGCAGGGTGGTAAATGAGAGCACAGTGTGCCTCATGGGACATGAGCGGAGACAGACTCTCAACCTGATCTCACTGTTAGCACTCAGAGTGCTGGCAGAACAAAATATCATACCTAATGCCACTAATGTTACCTGCTATTATCAGCCAGCACCCTATGTTAGCGATGGGAACTTCAGCAACTACTACATTGCAAATGCCCCCATCCCCTATAGCCAGTCTTATCCTACTTGGCTGCCTTGTAACTAATCTCTAATTTGAGTTTCTTAAATGGATCCTTGTGTGGTGGAACTGTTAATCAGCCAGAGGTTTTCTAAAGGGAATCTGGCTTGCCTCTGGCTGTGCTATTTTCCTAGTGTGTAGTGTGATCACACCACTAGGCTCCTGGCTTAAAGAAAAAGCCCTTCAGGACCCGTTGTACAAAAGTCACAAGAAGCCTTATTGCCCTTATTTTGTTAGGGGAAGGGATCCTATAGCCTCATGTCCTCAAATTTAAACTAACTGCAGCCATGACTATTGCAAATTTATTTAAGTATAACTATACAGCTGCTTATTCAGACAAAATTGCAAAAATAATTGGTATGGAACCAAAAATGTCCCAAAGCAGCACAAGATCAGTATCTGTGCTTCCTTATTGCCTCCCATGCTCACTTGACACTCCCTTAGTCTCAAGTTCTGATCATTTTCCCCctttgccttccactggactACTCTAACATAAGCAGTTCCCCTGAACAGCTCATGCTGTGCATGAGCATCTTGTAACTTCTGGTATTACAGAATGGGTAATATCCTTATTGTGCCCCTCTTATGAAGGGGTGCCAGGAATGATTGATTCCTGCAATAACTGTGTTGCTTTCCTAGAAAAATTGACTTGTTGAGGGGATTTGACAGTGGGACTGGCTAGAAATCATCTTTTGGTTGCTGAGTTTCAGAAAAGACACTTTCAGTCAGATGACAAGCATTCCCCAGAACGTGAACTCGTATGTACTGAAGTCCTTGACACAAAGCTTCAAAAAATTACAAGTATCAAAACAATGTTGGAGT contains:
- the TENT5C gene encoding terminal nucleotidyltransferase 5C gives rise to the protein MAGKGSNTDCMSCSVLSWEQVSRLHEVLTEVVPIHGRGNFPTLKITLKDIVQTVRSRLDEAGIQVHDVRLNGSAAGHVLVKDNGLGCKDLDLIFQVSLPTETEFQFVRDIVLRSLLNFLPEGVSKLKISPVTLKEAYIQKLVKVCTDTDRWSLISLSNKHGRNVELKFVDRIRRQFEFSVDSFQIILDALLFYYDCSENPMSEHFHPTVIGESMYGDFEAAFDHLRNRLIATKNPEEIRGGGLLKYSNLLVRDFRPMDKEEIKTLERYMCSRFFIDFPDILDQQRKLETYLQNHFSKEERSKYDYLMILRRVVNESTVCLMGHERRQTLNLISLLALRVLAEQNIIPNATNVTCYYQPAPYVSDGNFSNYYIANAPIPYSQSYPTWLPCN